A part of Osmerus mordax isolate fOsmMor3 chromosome 10, fOsmMor3.pri, whole genome shotgun sequence genomic DNA contains:
- the cdk5rap3 gene encoding CDK5 regulatory subunit-associated protein 3: MENVKTLPIDVQTSKLVDWLVDRRHCSLKWQSAVMSIREKINASIQDMPENEEIKQLLSGSYIHYFHCLRIVEILRGTEASSKNIFGRYSSQRMKDWQEIISLYEADNAYLAEVASLLSRSVSYEGPALRKQVAKAQQLQQDLSRREMECQSGAADLRERFYSACKQYGITGENVARELQALVKDLPVILGEVGKDAAKLEEQILLYTAFTNFVCEWSEEVLSMLRYVQQKGNTTFYEWRTGMSPTVIERPVMEEAPPDTVTEEMIDWGNLGSGTGTEAQDGSFGVTVEDGVDWGISLEPASEDTGGDGIDWGGSETAPIEIEIVDTGTDCPEGVARGGDALSILETSQTRSQFIDELMELEVFLTQRLSEMGEEADVVAMSQFQIAPSVIQEQTRTHVQEMLAEVRHLLARLTTLRMQHLFMIQASPRYVERVSEVLRQKLKQADILVLKRATLAEKRQAALEEQAKLEPRIDLLSARTKELQKLIEADISKRYNDRPVNLMGVNI, from the exons ATGGAG AATGTAAAAACCCTCCCAATTGATGTACAGACCAGCAAACTTGTAG ACTGGTTAGTGGACAGACGACACTGCAGTCTGAAATGGCAGAGTGCAGTGATGTCGATCCGGGAGAAGATCAACGCTTCCATCCAGGACATGCCAGAAAACGAGGAGATCAAACAGCTGCTGTCAGGCTCCT ACATCCACTACTTCCACTGTTTGAGGATAGTGGAAATACTGAGAGGAACAGAGGCTTCCTCCAAGAACATCTTCGGTAGATATTCATCTCAAAGGATGAAG GACTGGCAGGAAATTATATCACTCTATGAGGCAGACAATGCTTACTTAG cgGAGGTGGCCAGCTTGTTGAGTCGCAGTGTGAGCTATGAGGGCCCTGCGCTGAGGAAGCAGGTGGCCAAGGCCCAGCAGTTGCAGCAGGATCTCAGccgaagagagatggagtgtcAGAGTGGTGCTGCTGACCTAAGGGAACGATTTTATTCTGCCTGCAAACAGTACGGCATCACG gggGAGAACGTtgccagagagctgcaggctCTAGTGAAAGATCTCCCAGTGATTCTTGGGGAAGTGGGGAAGGACGCAGCAAAGCTTGAGGAGCAAATTCTGCTTTACACAGCCTTCACAAACTTTGTCTGTGAATG GTCTGAGGAAGTCCTCTCCATGCTGAGGTATGTCCAGCAGAAAGGTAACACAACGTTCTATGAGTGGAGGACGGGAATGTCCCCGACAGTTATCGAGAGGCCTGTCATGGAGGAAGCACCGCCAGATACAGTCACAGAAGAGATG ATTGACTGGGGTAACCTGGGCAGTGGAACAGGGACAGAAGCACAGGATGGTAGTTTTGGTGTCACTGTTGAGGATGGAGTGGACTGGGGCATTAGCTTGGAACCTGCCTCTGAG GACACAGGTGGTGATGGCATCGATTGGGGAGGAAGTGAAACTGCCCCAATAGAGATAGAAATTGTTGACACAGGCACTGACT GCCCTGAGGGTGTGGCCCGAGGAGGTGATGCCTTGTCTATACTAGAGACTTCTCAGACCCGCAGTCAGTTCATAGATGAGCTAATGGAg CTGGAAGTCTTCTTAACCCAGCGATTAAGTGAGATGGGAGAAGAGGCAGATGTGGTGGCTATGAGCCAGTTCCAGATTGCCCCCTCAGTCATACAGGAGCAGACCCGCACGCATGTCCAGGAGATGCTGGCAGAGGTGCGCCACCTGCTGGCTCGGCTGACCACCCTGCGAATGCAGCACCTCTTCATGATCCAGGCCTCTCCGCG gtatgTGGAACGAGTTTCGGAGGTATTGAGGCAGAAGCTTAAACAGGCTGATATCCTGGTCTTGAAACGGGCCACACTGGCTGAGAAGAGGCAAGCagccctggaggagcaggctaAACTGGAACCCCGCATTGACTTGCTGTCAGCCCGCACCAAGGAACTACAGAAACTG ATTGAAGCGGACATTTCAAAGCGCTACAACGACCGGCCTGTAAACCTAATGGGAGTCAACATTTAG
- the mrpl10 gene encoding large ribosomal subunit protein uL10m, which produces MITYTCLVVLLPVKMAATLCGKLLQSRVRLPLTHSVRHMAKAVTRHRKPMHIIKQKLLALTEYIPPKPQAPPGALTPRARPVQEESALALILKRDVKTMFQECKMIAVIQDNATNTEDMLLLKKRLHKHGIAIKFIPNQVMKSFLPGSPYSNLMPLFIGQTVLFVSKEPKVKEMLVSLRSSPQMVLLGACVDNTLLSPQGLLIYSKLPSVTVIQGELVSGLTMLTSQTASLLQRHPTHLSALLQQYLKQQSPEAGAEDTAVESSTTKAEEET; this is translated from the exons ATGATCACCTACACATGCCTTGTTGTATTACTTCCTGTCAAAATGGCAGCGACCTTGTGTGGCAAGTTACTGCAGAGCCGGG TACGGCTGCCCCTGACACATAGTGTCCGCCATATGGCCAAGGCAGTCACGCGACACAGGAAGCCTATGCACATTATCAAGCAGAAGCTGTTGGCCCTCACAGAGTACATTCCCCCTAAACCACAAGCTCCCCCAGGGGCATTGACACCACGCGCCAGACCAGTTCAGGAG GAGAGTGCCCTAGCGTTGATATTGAAGAGGGATGTGAAGACCATGTTCCAAGAGTGTAAGATGATTGCTGTCATACAAGACAACGCTACAAATACAGAAGATATGCTTCTTCTCAAAAAGAGGCTCCACAAGCATGGGATCGCCATCAAATTCATACCTAACCAG GTGATGAAGTCTTTTCTCCCAGGAAGCCCTTACAGTAATCTGATGCCACTATTTATTGGTCAGACTGTTTTATTTGTCAGTAAAGAGCCCAAGGTGAAGGAGATGCTTGTCTCTCTAAGGAGCAGTCCACAGATGGTATTGTtag GGGCCTGTGTCGACAACACGTTGCTGTCACCACAAGGTTTGCTGATTTACTCCAAGCTGCCTTCAGTGACAGTCATCCAGGGAGAGTTGGTGAGTGGCCTGACCATGCTGACCTCTCAGACGGCCTCCCTGCTACAGCGGCACCCCACCCATCTGTCAGCCCTGCTCCAGCAGTACCTCAAACAGCAGAGTCCAGAAGCAGGTGCAGAGGACACTGCTGTGGAAAGCAGCACCAcgaaggcagaggaagagacatAG
- the tbx21 gene encoding LOW QUALITY PROTEIN: T-box transcription factor TBX21 (The sequence of the model RefSeq protein was modified relative to this genomic sequence to represent the inferred CDS: substituted 1 base at 1 genomic stop codon): MGGIGGNLXLSMLNGTDTQTFGKDTDINNHFHRNKDLAEFKMGIQDTRFYYQDSVQNGQDTLALPYHSDQTVAGFGAQTGRFYSPTPLNSCPFSSARSSTRSGTGQSYIQAGAENFSATSKEVYPASPESYAAPFQHGYPRAPLYPLPGLQVCGKTQALLNNYPLWAKFHKYQTEMIITKQGRRMFPFLSFNVSALDPSAQYNVYVDVILADQHHWRYQGGKWVQCGKAEGNMPGNRMYMHPDSPNTGAHWMRQEVSFGKLKLTNNKGSSNNVAQMIVLQSLHKYQPCLHIVEVKEDGSEDPFLTAKAQTFIFPETQFIAVTAYQNADITQLKIDHNPFAKGFRDNYDTLYAPPDSERFTPSPGEGQQCLPGTCCSQGYLSEQYVSSLPQSRLYGRDHHGSMGQPAKDASSSPHSRWYLSPQQSSAPPSRLDFNSYEGDFSSNSFYKPFPLQTSAHHALGYYPDHPFASMSVSGATSAGWTTSRPSPQYLNHPHPSKPGPSLGWFRPVSSSSSSSTSPGNPRLHPPSLLEQLRPSQLQDKPKEAGVEDTWMEPPSVKSVDSADSGLFEGVAESKKRRVSPYASSTENSPPTRSAEVSEKDSSSDAGYYGFYAH, encoded by the exons ATGGGCGGCATAGGTGGCAATCTATAACTCAGTATGTTGAATGGGACTGATACGCAAACTTTTGGAAAAGACACCGATATCAACAATCATTTTCATCGTAACAAGGACTTAGCCGAGTTTAAAATGGGGATTCAGGACACAAGATTTTACTACCAAGATTCGGTTCAAAACGGACAGGACACTTTGGCTCTGCCATACCACTCCGACCAAACTGTCGCTGGTTTCGGAGCGCAAACCGGGAGGTTTTACTCACCAACTCCCCTCAATAGCTGTCCCTTCAGCAGTGCGAGATCGTCAACTAGATCTGGTACTGGACAGAGTTACATACAGGCTGGAGCGGAGAATTTTTCGGCGACAAGCAAAGAAGTTTACCCTGCCTCTCCGGAAAGTTACGCTGCCCCTTTTCAGCATGGGTACCCTCGCGCACCGCTGTACCCGTTACCTGGTCTACAGGTGTGTGGGAAGACTCAGGCTCTCCTCAATAACTATCCATTGTGGGCAAAGTTCCACAAGTACCAGACCGAAATGATCATTACGAAACAAGGACG GAGGATGTTCCCCTTCCTGAGCTTCAACGTCAGTGCTCTAGACCCGTCAGCCCAGTACAATGTGTACGTGGATGTGATCCTGGCAGACCAACACCACTGGAGGTACCAGGGAGGCAAGTGGGTCCAGTGTGGTAAAGCGGAGGGGAACATGCCAG gaaacaggatgTACATGCACCCAGATTCCCCCAACACAGGAGCCCACTGGATGAGACAGGAGGTGTCGTTTGGCAAGCTCAAGCTCACCAACAACAAGGGCAGCTCCAACAACGTGGCACAG ATGATAGTGCTGCAGTCGCTCCATAAGTACCAGCCCTGTCTGCACAtagtggaggtgaaggaggatggCTCCGAGGATCCCTTCCTTACCGCCAAAGCCCAAACCTTTATCTTCCCTGAGACACAGTTCATCGCTGTCACAGCCTATCAGAACGCAGAC ATCACTCAGCTGAAAATAGACCATAACCCCTTTGCTAAAGGTTTCCGGGACAATTATGACAC GCTGTACGCTCCTCCCGACTCGGAGCGCTTCACCCCCTCCCCGGGCGAAGGCCAGCAGTGTCTGCCGGGGACCTGCTGCTCTCAGGGGTATCTCTCGGAGCAGTACGTGAGCTCCCTGCCCCAGAGCCGCCTGTACGGCCGGGACCACCATGGCAGCATGGGCCAGCCGGCCAAGGACGCTTCGTCCAGCCCTCACAGCCGCTGGTACCTCTCCCCCCAGCAGAGCAGCGCCCCCCCCAGCCGCCTAGACTTCAACTCCTACGAGGGCGATTTCTCCAGCAACAGCTTCTACAAACCGTTCCCCCTGCAGACCTCTGCACACCATGCCCTGGGTTACTACCCAGACCACCCCTTCGCCAGCATGTCTGTCTCGGGGGCCACCTCTGCAGGCTGGACCACTAGCCGACCCTCCCCCCAGTACCTGAACCACCCCCATCCCAGTAAACCTGGCCCCAGTCTAGGCTGGTTCaggcctgtctcctcctcctcctcctcctctacctccccagGGAACCCCAGGCTCCACCCCCCGTCTCTCCTGGAGCAGCTCCGCCCATCCCAGCTGCAGGACAAGCCCaaggaggcaggggtggaggacacATGGATGGAACCCCCCTCAGTCAAATCGGTAGACTCGGCCGACTCAGGCTTGTTCGAGGGAGTGGCGGAGAGCAAGAAGAGACGGGTTTCACCCTACGCATCCAGCACAGAGAACTCCCCGCCCACTCGCAGTGCAGAGGTGTCTGAGAAGGACAGCAGCAGTGATGCAGGTTACTACGGCTTCTACGCTCACTGA
- the osbpl7 gene encoding oxysterol-binding protein-related protein 7 codes for MDPYGSPLNRSQSVTSGLEKSSPAWNKPTHSRSSSTASSRHSRLISQNAKDWEVMDDLQLEMIVVSESMQDMTTPGICEGYLLKRRKWPLKGWHKRYFVLEGGILRYSRTQQEILRGRVQGSLDVSLAVMSINKKSNRIDLDAGDILYHMKVKSHELFYIWVTKLSAHRMFKKNEAAHVNNGFLQALSLGTSGDVQRNGDTSTAGSYTGEAAAPSEGLPSANPGVNGKVSAWLQQSHDTESCAQELNNCQLDLSELNRLVQRLHLLEGTQALNNGDLQRIISMQNLSLEKPKKSKSKMWGNSRTLSRVEALGMLSSSHLGSSSHLGASVPSIPDYVFSQLAPPTVTSPEGKKIQQDICAVSQRVHASLKSVYEALAQERQRLQETWGVPDNNQPTTLVEGRGSSHRPPSVADSTAEYFDASDDVLCGSSSELSDESGLSDGTTSNSEPEEGHATATRKYRASISKAPNSFFPKSTGRRTTLAAHCPDNSHVGLMAILYNNIGKDLSRVSMPAALNEPINLLQRLCEELEYTELLDTANNTQDPYQRMVYIAAFAISGYATAHHRNRYKPFNPVLGETYECHREDKGFRYISEQVCHHPPISACHADSDHFSFWQDQRWKNKFWGKSLEIMPTGMVNLTLPKFGDHYEWNKVVTCIHNVLSQQRYLEHYGEVTIRNLKSSACTCKITFVKSRYWGSETNKNEVQGTVLDQSGSVIHRFGGLWHEGIFCDTLPTPQCIWKPNPQPKDSILYYGFSAFALELNELSPDLKPLLPPTDTRLRPDQRMLEEGLVDESDKKKDEVEETQRERRKQQAKKGEHQPRFFKPATDSSGRDVWLTNGTYWKLRENPGFEKIPNMDLW; via the exons ATGGATCCCTACGGGTCCCCCCTCAATCGTAGCCAATCAGTGACGAGTGGCTTGGAGAAGTCCTCTCCCGCATGGAACAAACCCACTCACTCCCGCAGTAGCAGCACTGCCTCCTCCCGCCACTCCCGCCTGATCAGCCAG AATGCCAAAGACTGGGAGGTGATGGATGATCTTCAGCTGGAGATGATAGTGGTTAGCGAGAGCATGCAGGACATGACGACTCCTGGTATCTGTGAGGGCTACCTCCTCAAGAGAAGGAAGTGGCCACTCAAAGGCTGGCACAAG AGATACTTTGTGTTGGAAGGGGGCATTCTACGATACTCCAGAACCCAGCAAGAA ATCTTAAGGGGAAGAGTCCAGGGCTCGTTAGATGTCAGCCTTGCAGTTATGTCGATAAACAAGAAGTCAAATCGTATCGACTTGGATGCCGGAGATATTCTTTACCACATGAAG GTAAAGAGCCACGAGCTCTTCTACATCTGGGTGACCAAGCTGAGCGCCCACCGCATGTTCAAGAAGAACGAGGCGGCTCACGTTAACAACGGCTTCCTGCAGGCCCTGTCTCTGGGCACCTCTGGAGATGTTCAACGGAACGGAGACACG AGCACGGCTGGGTCATACACGGGAGAGGCAGCTGCTCCGTCAGAGGGGCTGCCGTCCGCCAACCCCGGAGTCAACGGCAAGGTGTCTGCCTGGCTGCAGCAAAGCCACGACACAGAAAGTTGTGCTCAAG AGCTGAACAACTGTCAGCTGGACCTGTCTGAGCTGAACCGTCTGGTCCAGAGGCTGCACCTTCTGGAGGGCACTCAGGCGCTCAACAACGGAGACCTACAGCGCATCATCAGCATGCAG AACCTCTCACTTGAGAAGCCCAAGAAGAGCAAGTCGAAGATGTGGGGTAACTCGCGAACGCTGTCGAGAGTGGAGGCCCTGGGGATG CTCTCCTCTAGTCACCTGGGAAGTTCCTCCCACCTGGGCGCCTccgttccctccatccctgactACGTCTTCTCCCAGCTGGCCCCGCCCACTGTCACTTCCCCCGAGGGCAAGAAGATCCAGCAGGACATCTGCGCTGTGTCCCAACGAG TTCATGCCTCCCTCAAGTCAGTGTATGAGGCCCTGGCTCAGGAACGCCAGAGACTGCAGGAAACCTGGGGGGTCCCTGACAACAACCAGCCCACCACTCTGGTCGAG ggaagGGGCTCTTCCCACCGTCCTCCCTCTGTGGCTGACTCCACGGCGGAGTATTTCGATGCCAGTGATGACGTCTTGTGTGGAAGCTCCTCAGAGTTGTCTGACGAGTCTGGCCTGAGCGACGGCACCACCAGCAACTCTGAACCTGAGGAGGGACATg CTACAGCCACCCGGAAATATCGTGCCAGCATCTCCAAAGCTCCCAACAGCTTTTTCCCAAAGAGCACGGGCCGCCGTACAACCTTGGCTGCCCACTGCCCCGACAATAGCCATGTGGGCTTGATGGCCATCCTCTACAACAACATCGGCAAGGACCTATCCCGAGTGTCCATGCCAGCTGCCCTCAACGAGCCCATTAACCTGCTTCAGAGACTCTGTGAGGAGCTGGAGTACACTGAGCTTCTGGACACTGCCAACAACACCCAGGACCCATACCAGAGGATG GTTTACATCGCTGCCTTTGCCATATCTGGCTATGCAACCGCTCACCACCGTAACCGCTACAAGCCCTTCAATCCGGTCCTGGGGGAGACCTACGAGTGTCATAGGGAGGACAAGGGTTTCCGCTACATCAGTGAGCAG GTCTGCCACCATCCCCCCATCTCGGCTTGTCATGCTGATTCTGATCATTTTAGCTTCTGGCAAG ATCAGAGATGGAAGAACAAATTCTGGGGGAAATCCCTTGAGATCATGCCAACAGGAATGGTGAATCTTACCCTCCCAAA ATTTGGGGACCATTATGAGTGGAATAAAGTGGTTACCTGCATCCACAATGTCCTGAGCCAGCAACGTTACCTCGAGCACTATGGAGAGGTCACCATCCGCAACCTCAAAAGCTCTGCATGCACCTGCAAGATCACCTTTGTCAAG tcCCGCTACTGGGGCTCAGAGACAAACAAGAACGAGGTTCAGGGGACCGTCCTTGACCAAAGTGGAAGTGTCATCCACCGGTTTGGTGGTCTGTGGCATGAAGGCATCTTCTGTGACACCTTACCCACTCCACAGTGTATCTGGAAGCCAA ATCCCCAACCCAAGGACTCCATCCTGTACTATGGTTTCTCCGCTTTTGCCTTGGAGCTCAATGAGCTCAGCCCAGACCTCaagcccctcctgccccccacagACACTCGTCTGCGTCCTGACCAAAG AATGCTGGAGGAGGGACTAGTGGATGAGTCAGACAAAAAGAAAGATGAGGTGGAGGAAACCCAGAGGGAACGCAGGAAACAACAGGCCAAGAAGGGGGAGCACCAACCCCGATTTTTCAA GCCAGCCACAGATTCTTCTGGGAGGGATGTGTGGCTGACCAACGGAACTTACTGGAAGCTCAGAGAGAATCCAGGCTTTGAGAAGATTCCGAACATGGATCTGTGGTGA
- the prr15lb gene encoding proline-rich protein 15-like protein B — translation MADPSWWRLTFTRKKKSEAKVLYEIPAEYGSNTGNKEHSGNPPCSDPMDSQFNARLEKIVDKSATKGRHVKVSHSGRFKEKKKIRAALAENPDLFPQHDLSDENHMAEK, via the coding sequence ATGGCTGACCCCAGCTGGTGGAGACTGACCTTTACACGCAAGAAGAAGTCAGAGGCCAAGGTCCTATATGAGATCCCAGCAGAGTACGGCAGCAACACTGGGAACAAGGAGCACTCCGGCAATCCTCCTTGCTCAGACCCTATGGACAGCCAGTTCAATGCACGTCTGGAGAAAATAGTGGATAAGTCTGCGACCAAAGGACGGCATGTCAAAGTGTCTCACTCCGGTCGCttcaaggagaagaagaagatccGTGCCGCGTTGGCCGAGAACCCCGACCTGTTCCCCCAGCATGACCTCAGTGATGAGAACCATATGGCGGAGaaataa
- the pnpo gene encoding pyridoxine-5'-phosphate oxidase produces the protein MRRILSCSVLKNIIRSHLHCHSSLTVCPRKRFQRPHCTKSSSTTTAMDLSDMRKKYKGDDECFEEDQLASLDPIKQFGDWFDQATKCPEVLEANAMCIATANKDGRPSARMVLLKGYSHEGFRFFSNYESRKGGELESNPYACLVFYWEPLNRQIRIEGKVERIPYQSSCDYFHSRPKSSQIGAVVSRQSTVVPDRNYLRQKNSELEEKYKDTEVPMPDYWGGYIVKPDLMEFWQGQTNRLHDRIVFTQPKNGEADLKEFQHPAEGGWVYQRLSP, from the exons ATGAGGCGCATTCTCAGTTGCAGTGTGTTGAAGAATATAATACGAAGTCATCTTCACTGTCATTCTTCTTTGACTGTTTGTCCTCGAAAGAGATTTCAACGACCCCATTGCACAAAATCGTCAAGCACTACAACAGCTATGGATCTCAGTGACATGCGGAAAAAATACAAAGGAGACGATGAG TGCTTTGAGGAGGACCAGCTAGCATCACTGGACCCTATCAAGCAGTTTGGGGATTGGTTCGATCAAGCCACAAAGTGTCCTGAAGTTCTAGAAGCCAATGCAATGTGTATTGCCACAGCTAATAA AGATGGACGCCCTTCAGCCCGTATGGTCCTGCTAAAAGGATACAGCCATGAAGGCTTCCGTTTTTTTTCTAACTATGAAAGCCGAAAAGGTGGAGAGCTG GAGAGCAACCCTTATGCTTGTCTGGTCTTCTACTGGGAGCCTCTAAACAGACAG atccgTATTGAGGGCAAGGTGGAGCGAATCCCCTACCAGAGTTCCTGTGACTACTTCCACTCCCGTCCCAAGAGCAGCCAGATCGGGGCAGTTGTAAGCAGGCAGAGCACGGTGGTGCCTGATAGAAAT TACCTGAGACAGAAAAATTCTGAACTAGAGGAAAAGTACAAGGATACAGAAGTCCCTATGCCTGATTATTG gGGCGGCTACATTGTCAAGCCCGACTTGATGGAGTTCTGGCAGGGTCAGACCAACAGACTACATGATCGCATCGTCTTTACACAGCCCAAAAATGGAGAGGCTGACCTGAAGGAGTTCCAGCATCCagcagagggaggctgggtgtaCCAGCGGCTGTCCCCCTGA